In one Brevibacillus choshinensis genomic region, the following are encoded:
- the catA gene encoding type A chloramphenicol O-acetyltransferase, with the protein MIFHPIDLESWSRKPYFEHYLHKVRCTYSMTANIDMTLLLPELKSKGIKLYPAVIHMLTTVVNRHIEFRMSYDPDGNVGYWESMSPSYTIFHDDDKTFSSIWTDYHKDVREFHHHYLADLEVYGGIKQFTPKSNEPPNTFPISCLPWVSFTGFNLNIYNEATYLLPIFTIGKYFSQADSILLPLAVQMHHAVCDGYHASMLFQELQMLADDFATWLPAR; encoded by the coding sequence ATGATTTTCCACCCTATTGACCTGGAATCTTGGAGCAGAAAGCCTTATTTTGAGCATTATCTGCACAAAGTCAGATGCACCTACAGCATGACGGCAAACATAGACATGACCTTGCTGCTCCCTGAGCTGAAAAGCAAGGGGATCAAGCTATATCCGGCTGTGATTCATATGCTCACGACAGTCGTCAACCGCCACATCGAGTTCCGTATGAGCTATGATCCAGATGGAAACGTCGGGTATTGGGAAAGCATGTCTCCCAGCTATACCATTTTCCATGACGATGACAAGACGTTCAGCAGCATCTGGACTGATTACCACAAAGATGTTCGTGAGTTCCACCATCACTATCTGGCGGATCTGGAAGTGTACGGTGGCATCAAGCAATTTACTCCCAAGTCCAATGAGCCGCCAAACACGTTTCCCATCTCGTGCTTGCCGTGGGTGAGCTTCACCGGCTTTAACCTGAACATCTATAACGAAGCAACCTACCTCTTGCCTATCTTTACGATCGGAAAATACTTCAGCCAGGCAGACAGCATCTTGCTGCCGTTAGCGGTGCAGATGCATCACGCCGTGTGTGACGGGTATCATGCCAGCATGCTTTTTCAAGAGCTGCAAATGTTGGCTGATGATTTCGCCACATGGCTCCCAGCCAGGTAA
- a CDS encoding HAD family hydrolase, with protein MSHHYNKGIIFDMDNTLLKSKIDFPRMKHAIFQVLVENGCCQPEVDWRSHTASQLIEIGRRSAQMTQELEDEMWAAVTAVEKEGMHGAVLEEYAVEVLAELQQRYQLYILTNNASAAAVEALQETGIAHYFSQIVAREQMTELKPSSSGVHYILRQHPEWSVDAWTMIGDSWIDGKAAQDADIRFIAYQSEAQEMERRGVRPYATLSDLRELLAIF; from the coding sequence ATGAGCCACCACTACAACAAAGGGATTATCTTTGATATGGACAATACGTTGCTGAAATCCAAGATCGATTTTCCTCGCATGAAGCACGCGATCTTTCAGGTTCTCGTAGAGAATGGATGCTGCCAGCCGGAGGTGGATTGGCGGAGTCATACAGCGTCACAGCTGATAGAAATAGGGAGACGGTCGGCGCAAATGACGCAAGAGCTGGAAGACGAGATGTGGGCAGCTGTCACGGCAGTGGAAAAGGAAGGGATGCACGGAGCCGTACTGGAGGAGTACGCTGTCGAGGTGCTGGCCGAGCTGCAGCAGCGTTACCAGCTCTATATCTTGACAAATAATGCTTCTGCTGCTGCGGTGGAAGCGTTGCAGGAAACCGGAATCGCCCACTATTTTTCGCAGATCGTGGCTCGTGAGCAAATGACCGAGCTGAAGCCTTCTTCGTCGGGGGTTCACTATATTTTGCGCCAGCATCCCGAATGGTCAGTAGATGCGTGGACGATGATTGGAGATTCATGGATCGACGGAAAGGCAGCGCAGGATGCCGACATCCGGTTTATTGCCTACCAGTCGGAGGCGCAGGAGATGGAGCGTAGAGGGGTTAGGCCTTATGCCACGTTAAGCGATTTACGAGAGCTGCTGGCCATTTTCTGA
- the ribD gene encoding bifunctional diaminohydroxyphosphoribosylaminopyrimidine deaminase/5-amino-6-(5-phosphoribosylamino)uracil reductase RibD, whose protein sequence is MEQDTRFMEMALELARTARGQTSPNPLVGAVVVKNGQVVGMGAHLRAGEPHAEVHALRMAGEQAKGATLYVTLEPCSHHGKTPPCAEAVVASGISRVVVAVLDPNPMVAGKGIDVLRVAGIDVRIGVREQEAKKLNEVFFHYIQTRLPFVTVKTASTLDGKIATVTGHSRWITGEAARSEVHELRRTHDAILVGVGTVLADDPELTARVQGELYGRQPVRVILDSQLRTPLNARLLQDQAAPTWIITTPSAPEERRRTLSHAKGVTLITLDAPLLVTDVLKRLGELGITSLLVEGGAEVNGSFLRARAIQKIISYVSLKLVGGSQAPTPFGGTGFATMDEAVSLTNLSIEQVNEQDVRIIGYPQWE, encoded by the coding sequence ATGGAACAAGACACACGCTTCATGGAAATGGCGTTGGAGCTGGCACGAACGGCGAGAGGACAGACGAGCCCCAATCCGCTGGTCGGAGCTGTGGTCGTCAAAAACGGTCAGGTCGTCGGCATGGGAGCACATCTGAGGGCAGGAGAACCGCATGCAGAGGTGCACGCGCTGCGTATGGCAGGTGAGCAAGCGAAGGGTGCGACCTTGTATGTGACACTAGAGCCTTGCAGTCATCATGGGAAGACACCGCCATGCGCGGAAGCAGTCGTGGCTTCAGGAATCTCTCGGGTGGTGGTCGCCGTTTTGGACCCGAATCCAATGGTGGCCGGAAAAGGAATCGACGTCCTGCGCGTAGCGGGAATTGATGTGCGGATTGGTGTGCGTGAGCAGGAAGCGAAAAAGCTCAATGAAGTCTTTTTTCACTACATCCAGACAAGGCTCCCTTTTGTCACCGTGAAAACGGCGAGTACGCTGGATGGGAAAATCGCGACAGTCACGGGACATAGTCGCTGGATCACGGGGGAAGCAGCTCGAAGTGAGGTCCACGAGCTGCGCAGGACGCACGATGCCATATTGGTCGGTGTGGGCACTGTCTTGGCGGATGATCCAGAGCTCACGGCTCGTGTACAGGGAGAGCTGTACGGTCGGCAACCCGTGCGGGTCATTCTGGACAGTCAGTTGCGTACGCCACTGAATGCCCGCCTTTTACAAGATCAAGCTGCGCCTACCTGGATCATTACCACTCCGTCTGCGCCAGAGGAGAGGCGCCGTACACTTTCCCATGCAAAAGGTGTGACGCTGATCACGTTGGATGCTCCCCTCTTGGTGACTGACGTATTGAAGCGATTAGGTGAGCTGGGCATTACCTCTCTTTTGGTGGAAGGGGGAGCAGAAGTAAATGGCTCCTTTTTGCGAGCGAGGGCCATACAGAAAATCATTAGCTACGTCTCGTTGAAGCTGGTCGGTGGCAGCCAGGCTCCTACTCCATTTGGAGGGACAGGCTTTGCCACTATGGATGAGGCGGTGAGCCTAACTAATCTATCCATCGAGCAAGTGAACGAACAAGATGTACGTATCATTGGCTACCCGCAATGGGAGTAG